One Oculatellaceae cyanobacterium genomic region harbors:
- a CDS encoding ATP-binding protein, whose protein sequence is MIFLGRNFESEEPIYVESNRSRAILICGKRGSGKSYTMGVFLEELYSQENTLVIVIDPLRNFYTMSRSNEDQYDDLYRWNLTPRGTPVRLLIPGDPIKRYGEKVIDALRSQGVQVESFRINPGDLTPDTWLDLFNLSLTEPMGLALYRSVSQLRHSQGVHFSLEDLIEKVKKSNRSKETTTEALLARLEVALDEWDLFSSYYKEVTEIFDVRAVNVIDVGVLGSSRFGLRNLIVLILTQDLFRKRSQARLQEELGLPTAVPKVWLAIDEAQEFVPSGRSSLSKESLIQWVKEGRQPGLSLIAATQQPAAIDRELLSQCDLVLAHKVTTSDDVDALNRLSHNYMASELKQYLRQIDRRGEALLVDDEEESVKVVQVRPRRSRHGGAEIQ, encoded by the coding sequence ATGATTTTTTTAGGACGTAATTTTGAGTCAGAAGAACCAATTTATGTGGAGTCAAATCGCTCCCGCGCTATTCTCATTTGTGGTAAGCGAGGTAGTGGCAAATCTTACACAATGGGGGTGTTTTTAGAGGAACTTTATAGTCAAGAAAATACGCTAGTTATCGTCATCGACCCGTTGCGAAATTTCTATACAATGTCTCGCTCTAACGAAGACCAGTACGATGACTTATATCGCTGGAATTTGACTCCTCGTGGCACTCCAGTACGGTTGCTGATTCCGGGCGATCCCATCAAACGCTATGGAGAGAAAGTAATTGATGCGTTGCGATCGCAAGGGGTTCAAGTTGAGTCATTTCGTATCAATCCAGGCGACCTAACCCCTGATACCTGGCTAGATCTATTCAATCTGTCTTTAACGGAGCCAATGGGTTTGGCACTATACCGCAGCGTCAGCCAGTTGCGCCATTCTCAAGGAGTTCACTTTTCCCTGGAAGACTTGATTGAGAAGGTGAAAAAGTCTAATCGCAGTAAAGAAACAACGACTGAGGCACTTCTAGCTAGGTTGGAAGTAGCTTTAGATGAGTGGGACTTGTTCTCCAGTTACTACAAAGAAGTAACAGAGATTTTTGACGTGCGTGCAGTTAATGTAATTGATGTTGGGGTTTTAGGTTCTTCTCGGTTTGGACTCCGTAACCTTATTGTTCTAATCCTTACCCAAGACCTCTTCCGCAAGCGCAGCCAGGCTCGGCTTCAGGAGGAGTTAGGACTACCAACAGCAGTTCCGAAGGTATGGTTGGCGATCGACGAAGCCCAAGAATTTGTACCCTCTGGTAGGTCATCACTCTCTAAGGAGTCATTAATTCAGTGGGTAAAGGAAGGGCGACAACCGGGGTTATCACTGATTGCTGCGACTCAACAACCAGCCGCCATTGACCGAGAATTACTCTCTCAGTGCGATCTGGTTTTAGCGCACAAGGTTACAACTAGCGATGATGTGGATGCTCTGAACCGCTTGAGTCATAATTATATGGCAAGTGAATTAAAGCAGTATCTTCGACAAATTGATCGACGTGGGGAGGCGTTACTGGTGGATGATGAGGAAGAGTCAGTAAAGGTAGTGCAGGTTAGACCGAGGCGATCGCGTCACGGAGGTGCAGAAATTCAGTAA